The sequence AGAAAGTATACAGAAAAGACGAACATTAGGaattaaaaagagagagaatcccTTGGCAGTCCAAACCCCAAGAAAGGCCAGGCAAAAACAGGGggagaaaaacaagaaacagcAAGTCCCAAGCCTCCCAATCCAACGGCAACCCCAAGCAGTAAAGAAGAAGAACCCAAACGGAAAGGCTGGGGACCCAGCTCTGAGCAGCAAGACTACAAATCACAAGCAAAAATCCAGAACACCAACGAGAGAATTCAGATTAACCAACATCAACAATAGAACTCCAAGAACAGAAGGGACCTATCTTTGAGCACAAAGACCTCAAAATCACACCATCTAGAGCATACAgattaaccaaaatcaacaatagaaGATCAGCATCCCCGTCTAGTTATGGAGAGGCTTCGTCTTAGTTATATCTATTTATACCTTCCACTCTAGTTACgtagtagtaaatataaaatataccaAAAAAGGTCTCAAGTATATTATACTAATCATGCATGCGTCTAGCCTGCATATAATAACAAGCCAACCATtcacaaaacaaacacaacGTACAGCAACTTAATTTGTTCGActtgggttttgataaaatatAAAGCTAGCTACAAATAGTTCATAAAAGACGTAATTAATTAAGTTGTCACAATCCAATAGACAAAAGTTCCAGCAGGCCGATGATAACATAGTCTTTGAAACACCAGATTGCTTTAGCAACTCTGTAAGGACAGAAAAATATTAATCAGTTCCAAGAGAGAATAATATGTAGACTATCTCATTCTTAACATCTGAGATTTATTAGTAAAAGCTGACAAGAATAAAGCAGGGCTAATTTTTGAGCTATAAAATATGTCGTAGACTTTCTCATTATTACCATTTGAGATTTAAAATAAAAGGTGACAAGAATAAAGGGGTTCATGTTTGAGCTATAAACAAGAGAATTATAACAATTTTTTGAGCTAGCAATGTATAACAAGAAGTTTAGTCATATTTattatcaaaacaaaattttcaaaaacatatatagtAATAAAATCACCCAACTCAACAGGTGAATTAAGTAGTCTTACCTCAAGATGAATTAATCATCATATATTCAGACATTAATCTTGCATTCTCAGCACGCATCTGCTCAAGAAATTCATCCATTTGTCTTTTTCCCTCAGCGCGCATCTCCTCAAGAAATTCATTCATTTGCTTTATTCCCTCAGCGCGCATCTCCTCAAGAATTTGCTTTTTCCCCTCGGCACGATCATTCCTTGCTTCTTCAACCTCTCTATTCCATTTCTCAACTTGCATAGACGGTATTCTTGATGTCGCAATAGGACGTCCAAGTCTTCCATTCTTCTCTTGCCCTAACTGCTCTTGTTCCATATGCAAAAACATATTCACCAACTCTTGTTGTCCTCTATTAGCTTCGTTAGAGTTATAAGTGTCAACTCTTGTTTTCAATTCAAGTTGCTTAGTATAAGTGTCTTCTctctgcaaattttttttcgtCATGTCTCCTTCCACAATCATAGATGCATTCACACCTTTAAGTTTGTAAACTTCAGTCTTGAGACCTCTTAACTCCTCTACAATTTTCCCATCAGCGTCCTGCAATAATATGTACATACACATATGATACATGTATGGTATGCTAGCTATCGGGGTTTTCTTGTGTGCCATTGCGCTTCAAAAGACGCACAAGTCGTTTGGTGTTTTGCTCGGCAAGTAAATTTACTgaaaacaaatatcaaaatgaTACTGATAGATAATTTTTGACCCGTGAAGATACTAggacataacatatatataattaataaaagcaCATTTAATTCATTGAGCTAGGGAGTTAAGTAATTTAAGTATTAGCTAGCTAACCTCTTTCAATCTTTTGTTTTTAGATTTAAGCCGCCCAATCTTCTGAGCCATCGAGTTTCTTTCCT is a genomic window of Tripterygium wilfordii isolate XIE 37 chromosome 16, ASM1340144v1, whole genome shotgun sequence containing:
- the LOC119980871 gene encoding trichohyalin-like isoform X2; the encoded protein is MDPIKGLEDSMDIEALLKFYDDGQSAAETLAIKQLAGTGETEHPISQHQATHDQATRPSSKKRGEQTPLDKEEQRRRKQIADKKSRAKKKANSNKKEEELQASKRKVKELESEKALWNEERNSMAQKIGRLKSKNKRLKEDADGKIVEELRGLKTEVYKLKGVNASMIVEGDMTKKNLQREDTYTKQLELKTRVDTYNSNEANRGQQELVNMFLHMEQEQLGQEKNGRLGRPIATSRIPSMQVEKWNREVEEARNDRAEGKKQMNEFLEEMRAEGKRQMDEFLEQMRAENARLMSEYMMINSS
- the LOC119980871 gene encoding trichohyalin-like isoform X1, translating into MDPIKGLEDSMDIEALLKFYDDGQSAAETLAIKQLAGTGETEHPISQHQATHDQATRPSSKKRGEQTPLDKEEQRRRKQIADKKSRAKKKANSNKKEEELQASKRKVKELESEKALWNEERNSMAQKIGRLKSKNKRLKEDADGKIVEELRGLKTEVYKLKGVNASMIVEGDMTKKNLQREDTYTKQLELKTRVDTYNSNEANRGQQELVNMFLHMEQEQLGQEKNGRLGRPIATSRIPSMQVEKWNREVEEARNDRAEGKKQILEEMRAEGIKQMNEFLEEMRAEGKRQMDEFLEQMRAENARLMSEYMMINSS